The nucleotide window CCCGCAATGGGCAAACTCAACAGGCGCTCGCCACGCTGCATGCCGCCGAGCCGGTCGCGGGCAACAGTCCGGAACTGATCAGCGTGATCGCCGCCGCTTACAGCCAGGCCGGCGACCCGAACCGCGCGCTCGCACTCGTGCGCGCCGCCATGAACGCGGCGCCCGGCAACACCGATTTGCTGCTGCAATACGCGGGCATCCTGTCCGCCACACAACAGGAAGCCGAGCTCGGCATGGTGATGCGCCGGCTCGCGTCGATGCAATTGACGCCGCAGCAACGCACCGACTTCGGCAACCTGAATCTCGGCATTGTCATCAAGCAGTGCGATGCGGTGCGTCAGCGCGGCGACCTCGCCAGCGCCTACGACGTGATCGCGCCGTGGCTCGCGGCCATGCCCGACAACCCCGATCTGCAGGCCGCGCTCGGCCGCCTCTATTCGAGTGCCGGCGACGATCGCAACGCGCTCGCCAGCTATCGCGTCGCGCTGCAACGCAAGCCCGACGATCTGAACCTGTTGCAGGCGACGATCTCCGCCGCGGCCGGCGCGAAGCAATTCAGCTACGCCGAAACGCTCGCGAAACAGGCCTTGAACGCGGCGCCCGGCGATCCGGGCGTGCTGGCCACGGTCGGGCGTATGTATCGGGCGGAAGGCAAGCTGTCGCTCGCCTCGACCTATCTGCAACGCGCGCTGGTCGCCGCCAACACGCCGCGCATGGCCAACGCCCCGCGCAGCCCGAGCAATGTGCCACGCGGCTGGGAAGCGGCAATGCGCCGGATCGGCGCGACGCCGCTGCCGGGCACCAATCCCTTCGAAGGCAAAACCGCCACGGTCACGCCGACCGACGCCGACAATGCCGCGCTTGCCGGCGGCAGCTACAACGCCGCGCGCGCAGCGCTTCCGTATTCGCAGTCCTCCTTGCCGACACAGACCGTGCCGAACTATCCGCCGCCTACGCAACCCGCGCCTTACGTCGCACCTTATAACGCGCCGGCGCAGCCTTATGCACCGGGCCCGGCGCCCGCTGCCCTGCCGTACAACGCGCCGCGTCAGGGTGCCGACTCGGGTGGCTATGGTCAGGAAGCCTACGGATCGAGCCAGTCGGGTGCGCCGTTGCAGCCCTATCCGGGACAAGGCCAGCCGCCGATGCAGCAGCAGGCGCAGATGCCGCCGATGCAGCAGGCTCCACAGCAGTACAACCCGGCTTATCAACAGCAGGCGCCTTATCCGCAACAGGCGCCTTATCCGCAGCAGCCGCAATACGGCGCGCAGGACGGCTATGCGGCCACGCCCTGGCCGATGTCGCCGGCCGCGCGCGAAGCGCAGGCCAACGCCGGTTCGATGCAAATGCAACCGTACGGCGCGCCACGCGCAAGCACGAGCACGAAGCGCACGGCGAGCAAGAAGCAGAGCGCGTCGAAGAATAGCCGCAACGCGCCCGCCTATGCGCAGCAGCCGTATGGACAACAGCAAGGCTATCCGCAGCAACAGCAGCCTTACTACGCGCAGCCGGCGTATCCCCAACAACAGCAGCAACAAGGCTACGCGCAACAGCAACAACAGCCTTACCAACCCTATCCGCCGCAGCAGCAGGCTTACGCGAATCAGGGCTATTACGCGCAGCAGCAGCCGTACATTCCGCAGCCCCCCACCGGCTACGTCCAGCCGTACTACCCGGCGCAAGCCGGCGCGAACGGCAATGGCAACACCTACGCGCCGTCGAACGCGGCGAACGCGCAAACACTCGGTGTCGCCGAAGAGCTGGCGCAAGTCAATCGCGAGCGGTCGAGCACCGTCTCGGGCGGCATCGTGTTCCGTAACCGCAACGGCGAGGACGGCCTGTCCAACCTCACCGACATCGAAGCGCCGATCCAGGGGCGTATCAGGGCGGGCAATGGCCACGTCGTCGTCACGGCGACGCCCGTCACGCTCGACGCCGGCACCGCGGCCGGCAACGTCTCGACCCTGGCGCGTTTCGGCGCCGGCCTCTCGAACGACACGTCCAAAGCGGCTGCCCAGGCGGGCAACAACACCTACGGCAGCCAGACGGCGAGCGGCGTGGGGCTGTCGGTCGGCTACGAAGGCCGCAATCTCAGCGGCGATATCGGCGTAACGCCGATTGGTTTCCGCGAGACCAACATCGTCGGCGGCGCCCAGTACAACGGCGGTATCACCGACAAGGTGTCGTATTCGCTGGCCGTCGCGCGCCGCGCGGTGACCGACAGTCTGCTGTCCTACGCCGGCGCGCGCGATTCCGGCTCCGGCCTCGAATGGGGCGGCGTCACTTCCAACGGCGGCCTCGGCAGCCTCGCATGGGACGACGGCACGAGCGGTCTGTACGCGAACGCGGCGTTCCAGTACTACGACGGCACCAACGTGCCGAGCAACACCGCCGTCAAGGGCGGCGGCGGCGTCTACACGCGCCTGCTCAAAGACGCCGATCAGACGCTCACCATCGGCGTGAACACCACGTGGATGAGCTACGACAAGAATCTCTCGTATTTCACGTATGGCCAGGGCGGCTATTTCAGCCCGCAACAATATGTGATCCTGAACTTGCCGGTCGAATGGACCGGCCGCAATGGCGCGTTCACGTACGACGTGAAGGGCTCGATCGGCGTGCAACATTACCGCCAGGACGCGTCGAATTACTTCCCGCTCAACGATGGTTCCAACCGGCAGAGTTCGGCGGCGGCGAACGCGGCATCGGTCGGCACGGGTGTGGATAGCGGCGCGGTGTATCCGGGCCAAAGCAAGACGGGCGTGTCGTATTCGCTCAGCGCGGTGGGCGAATATCAACTGGCGCCGCAACTCGCGTTCGGGGCCACCGCTTCGCTCGGCAATGCGTACGAATATCGCGAGTGGCTCGCGGCTGTCTATGTGCGGTACAGCTTCAGCAAGCAGACTGGTTTGCAGCCGTTCCCGCCTGCGCCACTGGCGTCGCCGTATCTGTCGTTGTCGAACTGATGCCGGCGTGTCTTCCGGCGGCGGACCGAGTCGGGTTGCCGCCGCCGGGAGCAGAACGCGTCAAGCCTCCTCGCGCCCAGTCGCGTATCGCCGGCAATGTTCCAGATACCCGGCGGCATGACTGCTCACCAGCTCCACGATACCTTTCCAGAGCCAGCCAGGTGCATCGAGTGTCTTCGAACGGTTTCTGCGCAGTTCAGTGAGCCAGGCCTTGCGCTCGCCACTATCCATCTGCCGCGCGTGCGCCTTGCCGACCACCATCGCCAGAAAGCGCGCCGCCTTCGTCGCTTCGTCGCGGGTGAATTGCTCGATGGTCAACTTCATGTCTTGCGGCAGCAACTCGCGAATCACGACGGCGCGATCCGCCAGACGCGCGGAGCGCATCCGCTCGCCGAGCGACGGTGACAGATGCCGCGCCCCCTCCACCACCCGCTCGGCGTTATCGCGCGGCATGCGCACGCCGGGATAACGCGGCGCGGCCGCTGGCGCGGCTTCCTTGATATCGATCAGGCAGAGGTCGTCGCCCTCCACCGCCGCGCCGTCGATGTCGAGCAGCACCGCATAGCGCAACCTGCCAAGCGAACTGCAGCCTTTTACCCAGTAGGCGGCGTCGAGTACTTCCACGTCGGCTTCGTCGCCCGCGCCGCGCAGCACCGTGGCAAGCCGCGCCAGCGTGCCTTTCTCGAACAGCGCCTCGATCTCGCGAAGCTCGCTTTTCGCGAGCGGCCAGAAGCGCGGGCCGAGCGGAATGCTCGGATCGAGATCCTCGATACGCTCCTCCGCCAGATGACGCCACGAACGGCGCACCGCTTCCCTCATCACCACCCGTACCGCCTCGGGCTTTTCCGCGTGGATGTCGGCGTCGCCCGCGGCATCGTCGAAGGCGCGCTCATAGCCGTCCGCGATCGCTTCCATCATGCGTACCGTCGTCACGCCCGGCAGGTCTGAACCGCGCGCGGCAGTCGCCAATGACAGCCCGAGGCGAATCAGGTCATGAGCCGGATTGCCGATCACGGTCTGGTCGAGGTCACGAATCTGGATTTCGACGCGCCCTTGCGCATCGGCGACGGGTCCGAGATTGCCGGTATGGCAGTCGCCGCAAATCCAGATCGCGGGTCCCTCCGGCAAAGCGTGGCCCTCGATGCCCCCGAGCCATTCATAGAATCTGCTGGTGTTGCCGCGTACATAAGCGTGTGCGGAGCGCGCCATTCTGGCGTTGCGGCGCGTGATCAACAGCGCCTGGCGCGCATCCGGTTTAGGCAGCTTGTTTCGTGTGATGTTTTTCTTTGCCATCGTGTGGTCCGCGTTTGTGGGGTTCGAATTCTGCGTGGCGTCCAAGCTCACGGTGCGCCAGTCGGCGCGGGCGAACGAATGGCAACAGCAGGATTCGCGCCTGCGTGATGAATGCGAGCTGTAGGGGTGCGAATCCGCCTTGAGGCAAGGCCCGGCTAAACCCCATGTCGCATGCGTGACGCGTCACCGGGCCGGCGTTGTGGCCTACAATTATCGCAGCCGCATGTCAGCTATCCGCGCCGTGCGGCGCACGGCAGAAGCTTCATCCCGCCTCCTGCTGAGAATGCAAGCGCATCGCGCGCGCCCGGCAGAGTGGGGACACTTTCATCGACGTGACCTCTGTGGAGTGCAGCATGCCATTTCCGGCACAAGACCACGGCTGCGCCGGCTGGCGCGGGGACATGGCGCAGCGCATCAGCGCATTCGACTGGACCGCGACCGGCCTGGGCGCCATTGGATACTGGCCACGCAGTCTGACTGCCACCGTCCAGCTGCTGCTCGCCTCGCCGGTGCCTCTGGTGCTGCTGTGGGGCAAACCCGGCTACATGATCTACAACGACGCCTACGCGATCTTCGCGGGCGGACGGCATCCCTATCTGCTCGGCTGCCCGGTCGAACACGGCTGGCCGGAAATCGCCGACTTCAACCGGCATGTGATGGCCACGTGTCTCGCGGGCGGCACGCTGTCGTATCGCGACAAGGAACTGGTGCTGCTGCGCGACGGCAAACCCGAAGACGTGTGGATGGATCTCTACTACAGCCCGGTCGCCGACGACAGCGGCGCGCCAGCCGGCGTGCTGGCGGTGGTCGTCGAAACCACCGCGCGCGTGCTCACCGAACGCTGGCGGCAACGCGCCGAAGCCGAACTGCATGAGACCAACGAACGGCTGCAACTCGCGCTCAACACCGGCGCGGTGCTTGGCACATGGGTGCTGGATGTGCGCACCGGCAAGGTCAGCGGCGACGAACGTTTCGCCCGCACCTTTTCCTTTCCACGCGAAGAAGCCGCGAAAGGCGTCGATCGCCATGCCGCCACGCAGATGCTTCATCCGGACGACCAGGCGCTCAACGAACACATGACCGTCGAGGCGATACGCACGGGCGAGCCGTTTCGCGCCGAGTTTCGAATCCGGCGGCCCGATGGCGACTACACGTGGGTGCAGGCAAACGGCCAATGCGAGTTCGATCGCGCTGGCGAACCGACTCGCTTTCCCGGCGTGCTGATCGACATTCACGAGCGCAAGATCGCCGAGCAGTCGCTGCGCCAGTTGACCGAAACGCTCGAACAGCGTGTCGCCGACGCGGTCGCGGCGCGCGCGTTGGCCGAGGAACAATTGCGCCAGGCGCAGAAGATGGAAGCGATCGGCAGCCTCACGGGCGGCGTCGCGCACGACTTCAACAACGTGCTGCAGGTGATCAACGGCAACCTGCAAATGCTCGCCGCCGATGCCGGCGGCCACCCGGCCACATTGCGCCGCCTGTCCGCCGCAACGGACGCCGTCAAACGCGGCGCGAAACTGGCCGCGCATCTGCTCGCCTTCGCGCGACGCCAACCGCTCTCCCCGACCGTGCTGAACCCGCGCCGCCTCCTGCGCGGCATGAGCGAGATGCTGCATCGCGCGCTTGGCGAAACCGTCCGGATCGACACCGTCCTGAGCGACGATCTGTGGAACGTGCAGGCCGATCGCAATCAACTGGAAAACGCGCTGCTCAATCTCGCGATCAACGCGCGCGACGCGATGCAAGCGGATGGCACCCTCACCGTGCGCGCGGCCAACCGGGTGTTGGATGCCGCGTTCTGCCGCGGCAAACCGGAACTCTCACCGGGTGAATACGTGGTGTTTTCCGTCACCGATACCGGCGCCGGCATGCCGCCCGAGGTCCTGCAACGCGCGTTCGAACCGTTCTTCACGACCAAGCCCGACGGGCACGGCACCGGCCTCGGCCTGAGCATGGTGTTCGGCTTCGTCAGGCAAAGCGGCGGTCACACCCTGATCGAAAGCGAAGTGGGACGGGGCACCACCGTCTCGCTCTTTTTCCCGCGCTGCTGCGAACCCGAAACCTCGGAAGCGGTCGACGAGACCGCGGCGCCGAGCGGCGGCGGCGAAACGATTCTGGTCGTCGAAGACGACGCCGACGTGCGGCTGACCGCCGTCGAAATGCTCGCGCAACTCGGCTACAAGGTGCTGACCGCGTCGAGCGGCGACGCAGCAATCGAGTTCATCGACAGCGACGTGCCGATCGATCTGCTGTTCACCGACGTGGTCATGCCCGGCAAGGTGAAGAGCGTGGAACTCGCGCAGCGTGCCGCGGCGCGCTCGCCCGCAGTGCCGACGCTCTTCACCTCTGGCTATACGCGCGACGAGATCGTCCACCACGGCAAACTCGACGCCGGCATCACCTTGCTCTCGAAGCCGTACCGGCGCGACGATCTCGCCCGCAAGGTGCGCGCCGTGTTGCGCGCCGGCAAGGCCACGCCGGCCGGCGTGGCCTTGCCCGTGTCCGTGGCCGATGGACAGATCGCCGCCTGCGTGCCGCCCGCCATGTACGACCCTGGCCGAGGGTCCAGCCAGGATAGTCAGGATAGCCCGCATGCTGCCGCCGAGGCCGCGGCGCGCTCGCCCGGCACGCCGGCCCGCGTGCTGCTGGTCGAAGACGACCTGGATTCGCGCGAAGCATTCAGCGAGCTGCTGAACGCCCTGGGCTTCGATTGCACCGCGGTCGCGAGCGCGGAAGAAGCGCTGCCGCTCGTGCCCGCGCAACACTTCGACGTCCTCTTCACGGATCTCACGTTGCCCGGCATGTCCGGCGACAGCCTCGCGCGCGCCATGCTGCGCCAGCAGCCGGCTATTCGTGTGCTGCTGGTGTCGGGCTACGGCAAGAGCGCGCAGATCGGCGACGCCATTCCCGGCGCGCGGCTGCTCGGCAAACCGCTCGATATCGCGGAACTGCGGCGCGAGCTCGCGCAATGGATCGACCATACCGAAGCGGCGTCCTAGCCGGCGCGCTCAACGCATCTGAACCGACTTCGCCGATGGACATTCTCTGCGGCACCGCGGGCTGGACCGACAAGACGCTGATTGCCTGCAAGCGCTTCTATCCGCGCGGCAGCAGCAGCGCCGAAGCGCGCCTGCGGTTTTACGCGTCGCAGTTCCCGCTGGTCGAAGTCGATTCGGCTTACTACGCAATGCCTTCGGCGAGCAACGCGCAATTGTGGTCGGAGCGCACGCCCGCGGGCTTCACGTTCAACTTCAAGTCGTTTCGCCTTTTCACCGGACACCAGACCTCGCCCGACGCGCTGCCGCGAGACATTGCGATGGCGCTGCCGGAAGGCATCACCGGCCCGCGCAAGAAGAACGTCTACTACCGCGACATGCCGGCCGACATCCGCGACGAATTGTGGCGGCGCTACCTGGAAGCGCTCGAACCGCTGCGCGTAAGCGGGCGCCTGGGCGCCGTGCTGTTTCAATTCGCGCCGTGGATCACCCGCGCGCCGGACGGTCTCGCGCTGGTCGAGGAATGCCGGGCGCGGATGGCGGGCTACATGATGGCGGCTGAATTTCGCAATCAGTCCTGGTTCGATGAACAGCATGCGTCGTGGTCGCTCGAGTTTCTGCGCGAGCGCGGCATCGTGCATGTGATCGTCGACGCCCCGCCGGACGTGAGCAACCGCGTGCATACCGTGTGGGAGGCCACCCATCCCGATCTTGCGATGGTGCGTCTGCATGGGCGCAATACGCAGACGTGGAGCGCGACCGGCGCGGCGAGCGCCGCGGATCGCTTCGACTACGACTATGACGAAGCGGAACTGACGGAACTGGCCGCCCCGAT belongs to Paraburkholderia sp. FT54 and includes:
- a CDS encoding cellulose synthase subunit BcsC-related outer membrane protein, translated to MRLSALALSLRLALSLTAACCVATVSPDALAQASKDPLNVLIDQGKYWQSHQRGDLAEQAWQKVLRIDPKQPDALFGMGMVLADRKDGAGAQQYLARLKAAAPNYPNLDELGRRLGESSPRDQTVNDARRLAQSGQSASAVQEYQRALNGKPATPELQLEYYQALSATPQGWDQARRGLEQLARDNPDDPRYALAYAQHLTYRDVTRRDGIARLQRLAGDGTVGASAKKSWRQALLWLDARPSDAPLYQAYLQTADDDAAVKARFDSMVQQDSAARARSQENAAVDARGRTIADGFTALDRNDVATARAKFSSVLATSPNDTDALGGMGIAALKQEHFAEARNYLERASRNGNPARWKTALDSATYWTYTSDAIGARSNGEFAKAKSLFERAIALNPSDVTAQVLLGEMLLANGDPSGAEQAYRMALRRQADNPDAIRGLVGALAAQGRGDEALQFANQLNTEQQSKAGGINRLRGEAQAAQARAAEARGDLGSARSLFEDALLNTPDDPWLRLDLARIYVRQGAVANARSMMDGLLAAHPDMTDALYASALLSAETQDWSTGLAQLDRIPVAQRTDAMTTLQHRLWVHQQADLATRMARNGQTQQALATLHAAEPVAGNSPELISVIAAAYSQAGDPNRALALVRAAMNAAPGNTDLLLQYAGILSATQQEAELGMVMRRLASMQLTPQQRTDFGNLNLGIVIKQCDAVRQRGDLASAYDVIAPWLAAMPDNPDLQAALGRLYSSAGDDRNALASYRVALQRKPDDLNLLQATISAAAGAKQFSYAETLAKQALNAAPGDPGVLATVGRMYRAEGKLSLASTYLQRALVAANTPRMANAPRSPSNVPRGWEAAMRRIGATPLPGTNPFEGKTATVTPTDADNAALAGGSYNAARAALPYSQSSLPTQTVPNYPPPTQPAPYVAPYNAPAQPYAPGPAPAALPYNAPRQGADSGGYGQEAYGSSQSGAPLQPYPGQGQPPMQQQAQMPPMQQAPQQYNPAYQQQAPYPQQAPYPQQPQYGAQDGYAATPWPMSPAAREAQANAGSMQMQPYGAPRASTSTKRTASKKQSASKNSRNAPAYAQQPYGQQQGYPQQQQPYYAQPAYPQQQQQQGYAQQQQQPYQPYPPQQQAYANQGYYAQQQPYIPQPPTGYVQPYYPAQAGANGNGNTYAPSNAANAQTLGVAEELAQVNRERSSTVSGGIVFRNRNGEDGLSNLTDIEAPIQGRIRAGNGHVVVTATPVTLDAGTAAGNVSTLARFGAGLSNDTSKAAAQAGNNTYGSQTASGVGLSVGYEGRNLSGDIGVTPIGFRETNIVGGAQYNGGITDKVSYSLAVARRAVTDSLLSYAGARDSGSGLEWGGVTSNGGLGSLAWDDGTSGLYANAAFQYYDGTNVPSNTAVKGGGGVYTRLLKDADQTLTIGVNTTWMSYDKNLSYFTYGQGGYFSPQQYVILNLPVEWTGRNGAFTYDVKGSIGVQHYRQDASNYFPLNDGSNRQSSAAANAASVGTGVDSGAVYPGQSKTGVSYSLSAVGEYQLAPQLAFGATASLGNAYEYREWLAAVYVRYSFSKQTGLQPFPPAPLASPYLSLSN
- a CDS encoding DUF2252 domain-containing protein, producing MAKKNITRNKLPKPDARQALLITRRNARMARSAHAYVRGNTSRFYEWLGGIEGHALPEGPAIWICGDCHTGNLGPVADAQGRVEIQIRDLDQTVIGNPAHDLIRLGLSLATAARGSDLPGVTTVRMMEAIADGYERAFDDAAGDADIHAEKPEAVRVVMREAVRRSWRHLAEERIEDLDPSIPLGPRFWPLAKSELREIEALFEKGTLARLATVLRGAGDEADVEVLDAAYWVKGCSSLGRLRYAVLLDIDGAAVEGDDLCLIDIKEAAPAAAPRYPGVRMPRDNAERVVEGARHLSPSLGERMRSARLADRAVVIRELLPQDMKLTIEQFTRDEATKAARFLAMVVGKAHARQMDSGERKAWLTELRRNRSKTLDAPGWLWKGIVELVSSHAAGYLEHCRRYATGREEA
- a CDS encoding DUF72 domain-containing protein; the protein is MDILCGTAGWTDKTLIACKRFYPRGSSSAEARLRFYASQFPLVEVDSAYYAMPSASNAQLWSERTPAGFTFNFKSFRLFTGHQTSPDALPRDIAMALPEGITGPRKKNVYYRDMPADIRDELWRRYLEALEPLRVSGRLGAVLFQFAPWITRAPDGLALVEECRARMAGYMMAAEFRNQSWFDEQHASWSLEFLRERGIVHVIVDAPPDVSNRVHTVWEATHPDLAMVRLHGRNTQTWSATGAASAADRFDYDYDEAELTELAAPIRAIAQRAGRTHVIFNNCFEDQGQRNARTLMEILGNDARVTSSVASAS
- a CDS encoding response regulator: MPFPAQDHGCAGWRGDMAQRISAFDWTATGLGAIGYWPRSLTATVQLLLASPVPLVLLWGKPGYMIYNDAYAIFAGGRHPYLLGCPVEHGWPEIADFNRHVMATCLAGGTLSYRDKELVLLRDGKPEDVWMDLYYSPVADDSGAPAGVLAVVVETTARVLTERWRQRAEAELHETNERLQLALNTGAVLGTWVLDVRTGKVSGDERFARTFSFPREEAAKGVDRHAATQMLHPDDQALNEHMTVEAIRTGEPFRAEFRIRRPDGDYTWVQANGQCEFDRAGEPTRFPGVLIDIHERKIAEQSLRQLTETLEQRVADAVAARALAEEQLRQAQKMEAIGSLTGGVAHDFNNVLQVINGNLQMLAADAGGHPATLRRLSAATDAVKRGAKLAAHLLAFARRQPLSPTVLNPRRLLRGMSEMLHRALGETVRIDTVLSDDLWNVQADRNQLENALLNLAINARDAMQADGTLTVRAANRVLDAAFCRGKPELSPGEYVVFSVTDTGAGMPPEVLQRAFEPFFTTKPDGHGTGLGLSMVFGFVRQSGGHTLIESEVGRGTTVSLFFPRCCEPETSEAVDETAAPSGGGETILVVEDDADVRLTAVEMLAQLGYKVLTASSGDAAIEFIDSDVPIDLLFTDVVMPGKVKSVELAQRAAARSPAVPTLFTSGYTRDEIVHHGKLDAGITLLSKPYRRDDLARKVRAVLRAGKATPAGVALPVSVADGQIAACVPPAMYDPGRGSSQDSQDSPHAAAEAAARSPGTPARVLLVEDDLDSREAFSELLNALGFDCTAVASAEEALPLVPAQHFDVLFTDLTLPGMSGDSLARAMLRQQPAIRVLLVSGYGKSAQIGDAIPGARLLGKPLDIAELRRELAQWIDHTEAAS